A section of the Humulus lupulus chromosome 2, drHumLupu1.1, whole genome shotgun sequence genome encodes:
- the LOC133815184 gene encoding uncharacterized protein LOC133815184 — MSWNVRGINSQQKQSTVKQLIVNQKIGLVGLLETRVKARNLGALYVRMFSGWCFTSNSVWHDGGRIIVSWNPLSFTVNILKCSSQLIHLFVETVDNKASFFVTFIYGFNDEEGRRGLWRDLQELSVTDSWLVLGNFNDILSKEERIGNRVRFKSSLDFINCVGTCQLEDVKYSGNFFTWSNKQQGEERIYSKIDRVLANQKWLDLFPNAEVIFQNEGLFDHIPAILTVYDVVLSGKKPFRYYRMWSSHPKNSEMVTKTWQQQVKGTKMYQVVTKLKSLKPIFKDINQQGFSDLHSAAIKAREHLNICQDALHRDPMNQEMQQQELEARNSYAKVHNAYHSFLQQKAKLSWVKDGDENSALFHSSIRERRAQNRVLSITNANGIRVDDPQQITDAFLEFYKSLLGFKKAIFDIPGLKAPGPDGYSSYFFQENWDLVGNDVFEALTSFLHTGKILNEINSTVLTLIPKSKCPNAVSDYRPIACCNVLYKAATKLICSRLKVILPNLVAQNQGGFVKGRFIGHNIMICQDLIQHYGRKSIKANCMIKLDLQKAYDTIEWDFIEEMLYAFQFPDKFIKLIMNCVRTPRFSLMFNGSLHGFFEAKRAKEYSILVEKMVARVRTWSSQNLSFAGQVVLINSVLMSIHSYWCQVMVLPKKIVKEWLNWGVCSTSLPRIIRWIGKSKLSKFKKSLFSAAIATLVYQLWRTRNCNLWLSSLDNTDVVFLLEDASSLYKLILE, encoded by the exons ATGAGTTGGAACGTCCGAGGGATCAATAGCCAACAAAAGCAAAGCACAGTCAAGCAATTGATTGTTAATCAAAAAATTGGGCTAGTTGGTCTTCTCGAGACGAGAGTTAAGGCCCGGAATCTTGGGGCCTTATATGTTCGAATGTTTTCGGGGTGGTGTTTTACCTCTAATAGTGTGTGGCATGATGGAGGAAGAATTATAGTAAGCTGGAATCCTCTAAGCTTTACTGTGAATATTTTGAAATGCTCAAGTCAGTTGATTCACCTCTTTGTTGAAACTGTGGATAACAAGGCAAGTTTCTTTGTTACTTTTATCTATGGATTCAATGATGAGGAAGGTAGGAGAGGCCTTTGGAGAGATCTTCAGGAGCTTTCTGTCACGGATTCTTGGCTTGTCCTTGGCAATTTCAATGACATTCTCAGTAAAGAAGAGAGAATTGGCAATCGGGTAAGATTCAAATCCTCTTTGGATTTTATCAATTGTGTTGGAACTTGTCAACTTGAAGATGTTAAGTATAGTGGAAACTTTTTCACTTGGAGCAATAAGCAACAAGGTGAAGAGAGGATATACTCAAAGATAGATAGAGTATTGGCAAATCAGAAATGGTTGGATTTGTTTCCTAATGCTGAAGTAATTTTTCAGAATGAAGGACTTTTTGATCACATACCTGCCATTCTTACTGTGTATGATGTGGTTTTGAGTGGGAAGAAACCTTTTAGATATTATAGGATGTGGTCTTCTCATCCTAAAAACTCTGAAATGGTTACCAAAACATGGCAGCAGCAGGTTAAAGGGACTAAAATGTATCAGGTTGTGACTAAGCTTAAGAGCCTCAAGCCGATTTTTAAAGATATTAATCAGCAGGGTTTTTCAGACTTGCACTCTGCTGCAATTAAAGCTAGAGAACACCTGAATATTTGTCAAGATGCATTGCACCGAGATCCTATGAACCAGGAAATGCAGCAACAGGAGCTGGAAGCAAGGAATTCCTATGCTAAAGTTCATAATGCATACCATTCTTTTCTCCAACAAAAGGCTAAATTGAGTTGGGTAAAAGATGGTGATGAAAATTCAGCATTATTCCATAGTAGCATTCGTGAAAGAAGGGCCCAAAACAGAGTGTTGTCTATCACTAATGCCAATGGAATTCGGGTAGATGATCCACAACAGATTACTGATGCTTTCTTGGAGTTTTACAAGAGTTTACTGGGCT TTAAGAAAGCCATCTTTGACATTCCTGGTCTTAAAGCCCCTGGTCCGGATGGCTATAGCAGCTATTTCTTTCAAGAAAATTGGGATCTTGTAGGTAATGATGTTTTTGAAGCTCTAACTTCTTTCCTTCATACAGGGAAAATTTTAAATGAAATCAACTCAACTGTTTTGACACTTATTCCTAAAAGTAAGTGCCCAAATGCAGTTAGTGATTATCGTCCTATAGCATGTTGCAATGTCCTTTATAAAGCTGCTACAAAGCTAATCTGTTCGAGGCTCAAAGTTATTCTTCCAAACTTGGTGGCTCAAAACCAAGGAGGGTTTGTTAAAGGGAGATTCATTGGTCATAACATCATGATATGTCAGGATCTTATTCAACATTATGGGAGGAAGTCAATCAAGGCTAATTGTATGATCAAACTTGATCTACAAAAAGCATATGACACTATCGAGTGGGACTTCATTGAAGAAATGCTTTATGCATTCCAGTTTCCAGATAAGTTCATTAAGCTGATTATGAACTGTGTTCGAACTCCAAGATTCTCACTAATGTTCAATGGCTCGTTGCATGGTTTCTTTGAGGCAAAGAGAG CAAAGGAGTACAGCATTCTTGTTGAGAAAATGGTTGCTCGAGTCAGGACGTGGAGCTCTCAAAACTTATCATTTGCTGGCCAAGTAGTTCTAATCAACTCAGTGCTGATGTCTATCCATTCTTACTGGTGTCAAGTGATGGTGCTGCCcaagaaaatt GTTAAAGAGTGGCTGAATTGGGGTGTGTGTTCAACATCATTGCCAAGAATAATTCGGTGGATTGGAAAGTCCAAGCTTAGCAAGTTTAAGAAGAGTTTGTTCTCGGCTGCCATTGCCACTCTTGTGTATCAACTTTGGCGCACCAGAAATTGCAATCTGTGGCTGTCTTCTTTGGACAATACTGATGTG GTCTTCCTTTTGGAGGATGCTTCTAGTTTGTACAAATTGATTTTGGAGTAA